A single window of Poecilia reticulata strain Guanapo linkage group LG10, Guppy_female_1.0+MT, whole genome shotgun sequence DNA harbors:
- the LOC103471232 gene encoding Down syndrome cell adhesion molecule-like protein 1 homolog isoform X1: MNRSGRKFPAFYCLLLLCLLKGCTCQYYTTATVGSDVSLTCTYSLWKYGRLPFCWARGSTSAFGCNNEVLKSDGTLVTSRLSWRYDLRGNLGNGEASLTIAQVQEGDSGKYICRVEIPGWFNDQEVETTLNVVPGRPSPPQVELRELKQRAATVGWSPPFDGGRSISAYLIDFKRNDASWNVAVRTQDFKTQVTLADLRPATAYNLRAFAVNSVGTSDASNVLTFTTQEAAPEGPPLDMRLQAVSTQSIRVTWKPPQVELRNGVVRSYTVSYRDYDALVQKWWLLTKMATGDQESVLLTDLQPSTRYDVLIQARTDAGEGPAATAPLCSTLSEATTTTSTTATTRTKHTSLSVVPPDPPVIGLQEVKNYTISIFWTPGFEGDSPISGFYLEYKVQNASWDYTEIVIKFDANETEATLVEFKPSTYNIRMFAKNSLGTSKASNVLTVTIEEGGVHFSSSSPGCVSVYAPKTPWDLMLVFLGYLWFFWQTSEFNLCLA, encoded by the exons ATGAATCGTTCGGGGAGGAAATTCCCTGCTTTCTACTGCCTCCTTCTCCTTTGTCTTCTTAAAG GTTGCACCTGTCAATACTACACAACAGCAACAGTGGGATCAGACGTTTCTCTAACCTGCACCTATAGTCTTTGGAAATACGGCAGGCTGCCCTTTTGCTGGGCCAGAGGATCTACATCGGCATTTGGCTGTAACAATGAGGTGCTGAAGTCAGACGGGACACTGGTGACCTCCAGGCTGTCGTGGCGTTACGATCTCAGGGGTAATCTTGGCAATGGGGAAGCCTCACTCACCATCGCACAGGTTCAGGAGGGTGACTCGGGCAAATATATCTGTCGAGTGGAAATACCCGGCTGGTTCAACGATCAGGAAGTTGAGACTACTCTCAATGTTGTACCAG GACGCCCCTCTCCGCCACAGGTGGAGCTCAGAGAGCTGAAGCAAAGAGCCGCCACAGTTGGCTGGAGTCCTCCGTTTGATGGCGGCAGATCCATTTCAGCTTATCTGATTGATTTTAAACGCAACGATG CGTCCTGGAATGTCGCTGTGAGAACTCAGGATTTCAAGACTCAGGTGACTTTGGCTGATTTACGTCCCGCCACTGCCTACAACCTCCGTGCGTTTGCTGTCAACAGCGTGGGGACCAGCGATGCCAGCAATGTTCTGACATTTACAACACAGGAAGCAG CCCCCGAGGGCCCACCACTTGATATGCGACTTCAGGCTGTCAGCACTCAGAGTATCAGAGTCACCTGGAAG CCTCCACAAGTTGAACTCAGAAACGGCGTTGTGCGCAGTTACACCGTCAGCTACAGAGATTACGACGCACTGGTTCAGAAATGGTGGCTCCTAACAAAGATGGCTACAGGCGATCAGGAGAGCGTCCTGCTCACCGACCTGCAGCCGTCGACCAGGTACGATGTGCTGATTCAGGCCAGGACAGACGCAGGAGAAGGACCTGCTGCGACCGCGCCTCTCTGCTCCACTCTGAGTGAAG CAACTACAACCACTTCCACTACTGCTACAACCAGGACAAAACACACAAGCCTCTCTGTGG TGCCTCCGGATCCACCTGTAATTGGTTTGCAGGAGGTGAAAAATTACACAATTTCAATTTTCTGGACCCCTGGTTTTGAAGGCGACAGCCCCATTTCTGGTTTCTACCTGGAGTATAAAGTACAAAATG CTTCATGGGATTATACAGAAATTGTCATCAAATTTGACGCCAATGAGACAGAGGCCACATTGGTAGAGTTTAAACCTTCAACATACAACATCCGAATGTTTGCTAAAAACAGTCTGGGAACCAGTAAAGCCAGCAACGTTCTCACCGTGACCATAGAAGAAGGAGGCGTTCATTTCTCATCCTCCTCTCCTGGTTGTGTCTCGGTGTACGCTCCAAAAACGCCGTGGGACTTAATGTTGGTATTTTTAGGATATCTGTGGTTCTTTTGGCAAACATCAGAATTCAACCTTTGCTTGGCATGA
- the LOC103471232 gene encoding Down syndrome cell adhesion molecule-like protein 1 homolog isoform X2 gives MGKPHSPSHRFRRVTRANISVEWKYPAGSTIRKLRLLSMLYQVELRELKQRAATVGWSPPFDGGRSISAYLIDFKRNDASWNVAVRTQDFKTQVTLADLRPATAYNLRAFAVNSVGTSDASNVLTFTTQEAAPEGPPLDMRLQAVSTQSIRVTWKPPQVELRNGVVRSYTVSYRDYDALVQKWWLLTKMATGDQESVLLTDLQPSTRYDVLIQARTDAGEGPAATAPLCSTLSEATTTTSTTATTRTKHTSLSVVPPDPPVIGLQEVKNYTISIFWTPGFEGDSPISGFYLEYKVQNASWDYTEIVIKFDANETEATLVEFKPSTYNIRMFAKNSLGTSKASNVLTVTIEEGGVHFSSSSPGCVSVYAPKTPWDLMLVFLGYLWFFWQTSEFNLCLA, from the exons ATGGGGAAGCCTCACTCACCATCGCACAGGTTCAGGAGGGTGACTCGGGCAAATATATCTGTCGAGTGGAAATACCCGGCTGGTTCAACGATCAGGAAGTTGAGACTACTCTCAATGTTGTACCAG GTGGAGCTCAGAGAGCTGAAGCAAAGAGCCGCCACAGTTGGCTGGAGTCCTCCGTTTGATGGCGGCAGATCCATTTCAGCTTATCTGATTGATTTTAAACGCAACGATG CGTCCTGGAATGTCGCTGTGAGAACTCAGGATTTCAAGACTCAGGTGACTTTGGCTGATTTACGTCCCGCCACTGCCTACAACCTCCGTGCGTTTGCTGTCAACAGCGTGGGGACCAGCGATGCCAGCAATGTTCTGACATTTACAACACAGGAAGCAG CCCCCGAGGGCCCACCACTTGATATGCGACTTCAGGCTGTCAGCACTCAGAGTATCAGAGTCACCTGGAAG CCTCCACAAGTTGAACTCAGAAACGGCGTTGTGCGCAGTTACACCGTCAGCTACAGAGATTACGACGCACTGGTTCAGAAATGGTGGCTCCTAACAAAGATGGCTACAGGCGATCAGGAGAGCGTCCTGCTCACCGACCTGCAGCCGTCGACCAGGTACGATGTGCTGATTCAGGCCAGGACAGACGCAGGAGAAGGACCTGCTGCGACCGCGCCTCTCTGCTCCACTCTGAGTGAAG CAACTACAACCACTTCCACTACTGCTACAACCAGGACAAAACACACAAGCCTCTCTGTGG TGCCTCCGGATCCACCTGTAATTGGTTTGCAGGAGGTGAAAAATTACACAATTTCAATTTTCTGGACCCCTGGTTTTGAAGGCGACAGCCCCATTTCTGGTTTCTACCTGGAGTATAAAGTACAAAATG CTTCATGGGATTATACAGAAATTGTCATCAAATTTGACGCCAATGAGACAGAGGCCACATTGGTAGAGTTTAAACCTTCAACATACAACATCCGAATGTTTGCTAAAAACAGTCTGGGAACCAGTAAAGCCAGCAACGTTCTCACCGTGACCATAGAAGAAGGAGGCGTTCATTTCTCATCCTCCTCTCCTGGTTGTGTCTCGGTGTACGCTCCAAAAACGCCGTGGGACTTAATGTTGGTATTTTTAGGATATCTGTGGTTCTTTTGGCAAACATCAGAATTCAACCTTTGCTTGGCATGA